A region from the Lysobacter sp. BMK333-48F3 genome encodes:
- the lptG gene encoding LPS export ABC transporter permease LptG: protein MRPFPKIHDVYVGRAVLGTVLLTWAVLLGLDFMLSLVGEFGDIGKGRYGLMQALAYMLMTVPRRAYGLFPYAAVIGALMALGQLASTSELTVLRAVGLSRRRLSLAVAGALAVLTLVMVVNGETLAPEGQRRADALKSAAKSNNQVVAEYSGLWAREGDVILSASQGQERSNGQDRWLELRNVNLYQFGADGRLASYAIAKIAEHRPGGWLLRDVTRTTFHAKSAEQTRVAQERWESKLDSSALMSGTNRPRYLSAKALHKAIEDRERNDLDAAEFEAHYWGRWFYPLNVLTLCLAAVPFAFGSLRSGGLGKRLFIGIVFALVFWQLQTQFVELAKVFHFDFRLAYAMPTVVMLAVSAYLFKRRSG, encoded by the coding sequence ATGAGGCCCTTCCCCAAGATCCACGACGTCTACGTCGGCCGGGCCGTGCTCGGCACCGTGCTGCTGACCTGGGCGGTGCTGCTGGGCCTGGACTTCATGCTCAGCCTGGTCGGCGAATTCGGCGACATCGGCAAGGGCCGCTACGGCCTGATGCAGGCCCTGGCCTACATGCTGATGACGGTGCCGCGCCGCGCCTACGGCCTGTTCCCCTATGCCGCGGTGATCGGCGCGCTGATGGCCCTGGGCCAGTTGGCCTCGACCTCAGAGCTGACCGTGCTGCGCGCGGTTGGCCTGTCGCGGCGCCGGCTCAGCCTGGCGGTGGCCGGCGCGCTGGCGGTGCTGACCCTGGTCATGGTGGTCAACGGCGAGACCCTGGCGCCGGAAGGCCAGCGCCGCGCCGACGCGCTGAAGTCGGCGGCCAAGTCGAACAATCAGGTCGTGGCCGAGTACTCCGGCCTGTGGGCGCGCGAGGGCGACGTGATCCTCAGCGCCAGCCAGGGCCAGGAACGCAGCAATGGCCAGGACCGCTGGCTGGAGCTGCGCAACGTCAACCTGTACCAGTTCGGCGCCGACGGCCGCCTGGCCTCGTACGCGATCGCCAAGATCGCCGAGCACCGTCCCGGCGGCTGGCTGCTGCGCGACGTCACCCGCACCACCTTCCATGCCAAGTCGGCCGAGCAGACCCGGGTCGCGCAGGAGCGCTGGGAGTCCAAGCTCGACAGCTCGGCGCTGATGAGCGGCACCAACCGCCCGCGCTACCTCAGCGCCAAGGCCCTGCACAAGGCGATCGAAGACCGCGAACGCAACGACCTGGATGCGGCCGAGTTCGAGGCCCATTACTGGGGCCGCTGGTTCTACCCGCTCAACGTGCTGACCCTGTGCCTGGCCGCGGTGCCGTTCGCGTTCGGCAGCCTGCGTAGCGGCGGCCTGGGCAAGCGCTTGTTCATCGGCATCGTGTTCGCCCTGGTGTTCTGGCAACTGCAGACCCAGTTCGTCGAACTGGCCAAGGTGTTCCACTTCGACTTCCGCCTGGCCTACGCCATGCCGACCGTGGTGATGCTGGCGGTCTCCGCCTACCTGTTCAAACGTCGGTCGGGGTGA
- the xerD gene encoding site-specific tyrosine recombinase XerD, translated as MPATPADRRSLAMALPPLEERDDADIAGFLDAIWAENGLAQQTLHSYRRDLEGLARWRDGRGLAGADRAALFEYLAWRTREGYSPRSNARLLSALRAFYAWRLRRGLRSDDPTALLEPPKLPRSLTKALAESQIDALLAAPDADAPLGLRDRAMLELMYAAGLRVSELVNLPATAVNLRQGVLRVTGKGSKERLVPLGEEAQHWLERYLNQARPQLAGKRALAPLFIGTSGEAPSRQEFWHLVKRYAAVAGIDPTRISPHALRHSFATHLLNRGADLRALQMLLGHSSLSTTQIYTLVAREQLKRLHAKHHPRG; from the coding sequence ATGCCCGCCACTCCCGCCGACCGCCGCAGCCTGGCCATGGCCTTGCCCCCGCTGGAGGAGCGCGACGACGCCGACATCGCCGGGTTCCTGGATGCGATCTGGGCCGAGAACGGCCTGGCGCAGCAGACCCTGCACAGCTATCGCCGCGACCTGGAGGGCCTGGCGCGTTGGCGCGACGGGCGCGGCCTGGCCGGCGCCGATCGCGCCGCCTTGTTCGAGTATCTGGCCTGGCGCACCCGCGAGGGCTATTCGCCGCGCAGCAATGCGCGCCTGCTGTCGGCCCTGCGCGCGTTCTACGCCTGGCGCCTGCGCCGCGGCCTGCGCAGCGACGACCCGACCGCTTTGCTGGAGCCGCCGAAGCTGCCGCGCTCGCTGACCAAGGCGCTGGCGGAAAGCCAGATCGACGCCCTGCTGGCGGCGCCCGACGCGGACGCGCCGCTGGGCCTGCGCGACCGCGCCATGCTCGAGCTGATGTACGCCGCCGGCTTGCGCGTCAGCGAACTGGTGAACCTGCCGGCGACCGCGGTCAACCTGCGCCAGGGCGTGTTGCGGGTCACCGGCAAGGGCAGCAAGGAGCGCCTGGTGCCGCTGGGCGAGGAAGCCCAGCACTGGCTGGAGCGCTACCTCAACCAGGCCCGCCCGCAACTGGCCGGCAAGCGCGCCCTGGCGCCCTTGTTCATCGGCACGTCCGGCGAGGCGCCGAGCCGGCAGGAGTTCTGGCACCTGGTGAAGCGCTACGCCGCCGTCGCCGGCATCGACCCGACGCGGATCAGCCCGCACGCCCTGCGCCACAGCTTCGCCACCCACCTGCTCAACCGCGGCGCCGACCTGCGCGCGCTGCAGATGCTGCTCGGCCACAGCTCGCTGTCGACCACCCAGATCTACACCCTGGTGGCGCGCGAACAGCTCAAGCGCCTGCACGCCAAACATCACCCGAGGGGGTGA
- a CDS encoding valine--tRNA ligase, translating to MSLAPSYDPKQFEARLYEQWESSGVFQPRGEGPAYSILLPPPNVTGTLHMGHAFQHTLQDALIRYYRMRGYDTLWQMGTDHAGIATEMVVARNLSQEGLTRDGLGRDGFIEKVWEWKAHSGGTIERQMRRLGASGDWTRSAFTMDPMASQAVIEAFVRMHEQGLIYRGQRLVNWDPVLKTAISDLEVVNEEEDGFLWSISYPLSDGSATLTVATTRPETMLGDTAVMVHPDDERYQHLIGKSVTLPLTGREIPVIADAYVDREFGTGVVKVTPAHDFNDYAVGQRHGLPLINIFTPDATVNGNAPERFVGLDRYEARKVVLAELEAQGLLVETKPHKLQVPRGDRTGQVIEPYLTDQWFVQMDGLAKRGLELVEQGQVRFVPGNWINTYHHWMENIQDWCISRQLWWGHRIPAWYDAQGKFYVGRDEADARARAGLGADVVLTQDSDVLETWFSSGLWPFSTMGWPDQATMDARGFERYLPTSVLVTGFDIIFFWVARMIMLTDHFTGQVPFRDVYIHGLVRDKDGQKMSKSKGNVLDPIDLIDGITLDELVAKRTTGLMQPKMAEKIEKNTRKEFPEGIPAFGADALRFTIAALATHGRDIKFDLGRAEGYKNFCNKLWNATRFVLMNTDGAGFAGAPQPKTDAERWILAQLAKAAAEAETHLAGYRFDLLAQSLYEFAWNAFCDWFVELAKPALQGEDRAAADSTRHTLLYVLERLLCLLHPLIPFVTEELWQQVAPKLGEAESTIMLRAYPQAAEFGGDYAGAEADVEWLKAMVSALRKVRSELNVKPSDLVPLLLAKGDASDRERSARFATQLKFLNKLERIDYIDDVASAPPAAPAVVGELTLLVPLPAEKLDAERVRLDKERKRVEGEIGKCQGKLASDTFVQNAPPAVVEQERKRLVDWTTMLEELVAQRAKLD from the coding sequence ATGTCCCTCGCCCCCAGCTACGACCCCAAACAGTTCGAAGCCCGCCTCTACGAACAGTGGGAAAGCAGCGGCGTATTCCAGCCGCGCGGCGAAGGTCCGGCGTACTCGATCCTGCTGCCGCCGCCGAACGTCACCGGCACCCTGCACATGGGCCATGCGTTCCAGCACACCCTGCAGGACGCGCTGATCCGCTACTACCGCATGCGCGGCTACGACACGCTGTGGCAGATGGGCACCGACCACGCCGGCATCGCCACCGAGATGGTGGTGGCGCGCAATCTCAGCCAGGAAGGCCTGACCCGCGACGGCCTGGGCCGCGACGGCTTCATCGAGAAGGTGTGGGAGTGGAAGGCGCATTCGGGCGGCACCATCGAACGGCAGATGCGCCGCCTCGGCGCCTCCGGCGATTGGACCCGCTCGGCCTTCACCATGGACCCGATGGCCTCGCAGGCGGTGATCGAGGCCTTCGTGCGCATGCACGAGCAAGGCCTGATCTACCGCGGCCAGCGCCTGGTCAACTGGGACCCGGTGCTGAAGACCGCGATCTCCGACCTGGAAGTGGTCAACGAAGAAGAAGACGGCTTCCTGTGGTCGATCAGCTACCCGCTGAGCGACGGCAGCGCCACGCTGACGGTCGCGACCACGCGCCCGGAAACCATGCTCGGCGATACCGCAGTGATGGTGCATCCGGACGATGAGCGCTATCAGCACCTGATCGGCAAGAGCGTGACCCTGCCGCTGACCGGGCGCGAGATCCCGGTCATCGCCGACGCCTACGTCGACCGCGAATTCGGCACCGGCGTGGTCAAGGTCACCCCGGCCCACGATTTCAACGACTACGCGGTCGGCCAGCGCCACGGCCTGCCGCTGATCAACATCTTCACCCCCGACGCGACCGTCAACGGCAACGCGCCGGAACGCTTCGTCGGCCTGGACCGCTACGAAGCGCGCAAGGTCGTGCTGGCCGAACTGGAAGCGCAGGGCCTGTTGGTGGAAACCAAGCCGCACAAGCTGCAGGTGCCGCGCGGCGACCGCACCGGCCAGGTGATCGAGCCCTATCTGACCGACCAGTGGTTCGTGCAGATGGACGGCCTGGCCAAGCGCGGCCTGGAACTGGTCGAACAGGGCCAGGTGCGCTTCGTTCCGGGCAACTGGATCAATACCTACCACCACTGGATGGAGAACATCCAGGACTGGTGCATCAGCCGCCAGCTGTGGTGGGGCCACCGCATCCCGGCCTGGTACGACGCCCAGGGCAAGTTCTACGTCGGCCGCGACGAAGCCGATGCGCGCGCCCGCGCCGGCCTCGGCGCCGACGTCGTCCTGACCCAGGACAGCGACGTGCTGGAAACCTGGTTCTCCTCCGGCCTGTGGCCGTTCAGCACCATGGGCTGGCCGGACCAGGCGACGATGGACGCGCGCGGCTTCGAGCGCTACCTGCCGACCTCGGTGCTGGTCACCGGCTTCGACATCATCTTCTTCTGGGTCGCGCGCATGATCATGCTGACCGACCATTTCACCGGCCAGGTCCCGTTCCGCGACGTGTACATCCACGGCCTGGTGCGCGACAAGGACGGGCAGAAGATGTCCAAGTCCAAGGGCAACGTGCTCGACCCGATCGACCTGATCGACGGCATCACCCTGGACGAGCTGGTCGCCAAGCGCACCACCGGCCTGATGCAGCCGAAGATGGCCGAGAAGATCGAGAAGAACACGCGCAAGGAGTTCCCCGAAGGCATCCCGGCCTTCGGCGCCGACGCGCTGCGCTTCACCATCGCCGCGCTCGCCACCCACGGCCGCGACATCAAGTTCGACCTCGGCCGCGCCGAGGGCTATAAGAACTTCTGCAACAAGCTGTGGAACGCGACCCGGTTCGTGCTGATGAACACCGACGGCGCCGGCTTCGCCGGCGCGCCGCAGCCGAAGACCGACGCCGAACGCTGGATCCTGGCCCAATTGGCCAAGGCCGCGGCCGAAGCCGAGACGCACCTGGCCGGCTACCGCTTCGACCTGCTGGCGCAGAGCCTGTACGAATTCGCCTGGAACGCGTTCTGCGACTGGTTCGTCGAGCTGGCCAAGCCGGCGCTGCAGGGCGAGGACCGCGCCGCCGCCGACAGCACCCGCCACACCCTGCTGTACGTGCTCGAGCGCCTGCTCTGCCTGTTGCACCCGCTGATTCCGTTCGTGACCGAGGAGCTGTGGCAGCAGGTCGCGCCCAAGCTCGGCGAGGCCGAATCCACGATCATGCTGCGCGCCTATCCGCAGGCGGCCGAATTCGGCGGCGACTACGCCGGCGCCGAGGCCGACGTGGAATGGCTCAAGGCGATGGTCTCGGCGCTGCGCAAGGTGCGCAGCGAGCTCAACGTCAAGCCGTCCGACCTGGTGCCGCTGCTGCTGGCCAAGGGCGACGCCAGCGACCGCGAGCGCAGCGCGCGCTTCGCCACCCAGCTCAAGTTCCTCAACAAGCTCGAGCGCATCGATTACATCGACGACGTGGCTTCGGCGCCGCCGGCCGCGCCGGCGGTGGTCGGCGAACTGACCCTGCTGGTGCCGCTGCCGGCGGAGAAGCTCGACGCCGAACGCGTGCGCCTGGACAAGGAACGCAAGCGGGTCGAGGGCGAGATCGGCAAGTGCCAGGGCAAGCTGGCCAGCGACACCTTCGTCCAGAACGCGCCGCCGGCGGTGGTCGAGCAGGAGCGCAAGCGCCTGGTCGACTGGACCACGATGCTGGAAGAGCTGGTCGCGCAGCGCGCCAAGCTGGACTGA
- the lptF gene encoding LPS export ABC transporter permease LptF yields the protein MQKLDRYLTGEFAQAVFATLVVLLIVSVGGAFTDVLEDIAKGKVPAGLMLMQLGLVLIKWLPLILPLALMLGLMLGIGRLYRDSEMPVIASIGVGPKRLLRPLLYVVGPIVAVVGACSLWLGPWADRVSREMINEASRSLVVAGLEPGAFTGLPNDNGVIYVGAMSGDGSRFERIFIYRNKPERQTVTTAKSGHLTVRANGDRYLTLDEGFEVDGPMDGGLDYRLMRYASNDVLMPASEDRYDPSLPEMMSTPQLLTDPRREAAAQLHYRIAPPLLALAFALLAVPLARTTPRQARYGSVLMGFLAYLIGNNFMMMGTGWIEDGKIPSALGLWWLTLPLLAVSAWLYLRDGRVARRSKAR from the coding sequence ATGCAGAAGCTTGACCGTTACCTGACCGGCGAATTCGCCCAGGCCGTCTTCGCGACCCTGGTGGTGCTGCTGATCGTGAGCGTCGGCGGTGCCTTCACCGACGTGCTCGAGGACATCGCCAAGGGCAAGGTCCCGGCCGGCCTGATGCTGATGCAGCTGGGCCTGGTGCTGATCAAGTGGCTGCCGCTGATCCTGCCGCTGGCGCTGATGCTGGGCCTGATGCTGGGCATCGGCCGGCTGTACCGGGACTCGGAAATGCCGGTGATCGCCTCGATCGGCGTCGGCCCCAAGCGCCTGCTGCGCCCGCTGCTGTACGTGGTCGGCCCGATCGTGGCCGTGGTCGGCGCCTGCTCGCTGTGGCTGGGCCCCTGGGCCGACCGGGTGTCGCGCGAAATGATCAACGAGGCCAGCCGCAGCCTGGTCGTGGCCGGCCTGGAGCCGGGCGCCTTCACCGGCCTGCCTAACGACAACGGGGTGATCTACGTCGGCGCCATGTCCGGCGACGGCAGCCGTTTCGAGCGCATCTTCATCTACCGCAACAAGCCCGAGCGGCAGACCGTGACCACCGCCAAGAGCGGCCACCTGACCGTGCGCGCCAACGGCGACCGCTACCTGACCCTGGACGAGGGCTTCGAGGTCGACGGGCCGATGGACGGCGGCCTGGACTACCGGCTGATGCGCTACGCCAGCAACGACGTGCTGATGCCGGCCAGCGAGGACCGCTACGACCCCTCGCTGCCGGAAATGATGTCGACCCCGCAGCTGCTGACCGATCCGCGCCGCGAGGCCGCGGCGCAGCTGCACTATCGCATCGCGCCGCCGCTGCTGGCCCTGGCCTTCGCCCTGCTGGCGGTGCCGCTGGCCCGCACCACCCCGCGCCAGGCCCGCTACGGCAGCGTGCTGATGGGTTTTCTGGCCTATCTGATCGGCAATAACTTCATGATGATGGGCACCGGCTGGATCGAGGACGGCAAGATCCCCAGCGCCCTCGGCCTGTGGTGGCTGACCTTGCCGCTGCTGGCGGTGTCGGCCTGGCTGTACCTGCGCGACGGCCGCGTCGCGCGTCGGAGCAAGGCGCGATGA
- a CDS encoding leucyl aminopeptidase — MALEFDLNRDTPAAAQTDCVVVGAFADKTLTAAARTLDEVSGGRLTVLLERGDISGKTGKTALLHDVPGMAAPRVLVVGLGEPGKFGVAQYLKAVGDAARALKAGPVQHALLTLTEEPVQGRDAAWAIRQAAIAADHACYRYTATLGKKKDEPGLRQLSLSGTDAVALARGQAIAAGVAFARELGNLPPNICNPAYLAQQAQEFADRFDNASCEVLDREQMQALGMGSLLAVARGSANPPKLIVLKYDNGGDAKPYVLVGKGITFDTGGINLKVQGGIEEMKFDMCGAASVLGTFVSAVGMQLPINLVVVVPAVENMPDADAYRPSDVLTSMSGKTIEVGNTDAEGRLILCDALTYAQRFEPKALLDVATLTGACVVALGKFATGLMSKDDDLSAELLQAGEQVFDRAWRLPLWDEYQTQLESSFADVYNIGGRWAGAITAGCFLARFTEGQRWAHLDIAGVSNEEGKRGLATGRPVGLLSQWLLDQAGI, encoded by the coding sequence ATGGCCCTCGAATTCGACCTGAACCGCGACACGCCCGCGGCCGCTCAAACCGATTGCGTCGTGGTAGGCGCCTTCGCCGACAAGACCCTGACCGCTGCCGCGCGAACGCTGGATGAAGTCAGCGGCGGACGCCTGACCGTGCTGCTGGAACGCGGCGACATCAGCGGCAAGACCGGCAAGACCGCCCTGCTCCACGACGTCCCCGGCATGGCCGCGCCGCGCGTGCTGGTGGTCGGCCTCGGCGAGCCGGGCAAGTTCGGCGTCGCCCAGTACCTCAAGGCGGTCGGCGACGCCGCCCGCGCGCTCAAGGCCGGCCCGGTCCAGCACGCCCTGCTGACCCTGACCGAAGAGCCGGTGCAGGGCCGCGACGCCGCCTGGGCGATCCGCCAGGCCGCGATCGCCGCCGACCACGCCTGCTACCGCTACACCGCCACCCTGGGCAAGAAGAAGGACGAGCCCGGCCTGCGCCAGCTCTCGCTCAGCGGCACCGACGCCGTCGCGCTGGCGCGCGGCCAGGCCATCGCCGCCGGCGTCGCCTTCGCCCGCGAGCTCGGCAACCTGCCGCCGAACATCTGCAACCCGGCCTACCTGGCGCAGCAGGCGCAGGAATTCGCCGACCGCTTCGACAACGCCTCCTGCGAGGTGCTCGACCGCGAACAGATGCAGGCGCTGGGCATGGGCTCGCTGCTCGCGGTCGCGCGCGGCTCGGCCAACCCGCCCAAGCTGATCGTGCTCAAGTACGACAACGGCGGCGACGCCAAGCCCTACGTGCTGGTCGGCAAGGGCATCACCTTCGACACCGGCGGCATCAACCTCAAGGTCCAGGGCGGCATCGAGGAGATGAAGTTCGACATGTGCGGCGCCGCCTCGGTGCTGGGCACGTTCGTGTCGGCGGTCGGCATGCAGTTGCCGATCAACCTGGTGGTGGTGGTGCCGGCGGTGGAGAACATGCCCGACGCCGACGCCTACCGTCCCTCCGACGTGCTCACCAGCATGTCCGGCAAGACCATCGAAGTCGGCAACACCGACGCCGAAGGCCGCCTGATCCTGTGCGACGCGCTGACCTACGCCCAGCGCTTCGAACCCAAGGCCCTGCTCGACGTGGCGACCCTGACCGGCGCCTGCGTGGTCGCGCTGGGCAAGTTCGCCACCGGCCTGATGAGCAAGGACGACGACCTTTCCGCCGAACTGCTGCAGGCCGGCGAACAGGTGTTCGACCGCGCCTGGCGCCTGCCGCTTTGGGACGAGTACCAGACCCAGCTCGAGTCCAGCTTCGCCGACGTCTACAACATCGGCGGCCGCTGGGCCGGCGCGATCACCGCCGGCTGCTTCCTGGCCCGCTTCACCGAAGGCCAGCGCTGGGCCCACCTGGACATCGCCGGCGTCTCCAACGAGGAAGGCAAGCGCGGCCTGGCCACCGGCCGCCCGGTGGGTCTGCTGTCGCAGTGGTTGCTGGATCAGGCCGGGATTTGA
- a CDS encoding DsbC family protein, producing the protein MKRIIFAVLGAISLSACAQAPQGAAAKAEPAAKADAAAAAPTGKAPEVKAGSADARAVEAIRQLNPNITIDKVGAAPMPGFREALAQGQVVYISDDGRYLFLPGSGGALFDTQAKKNLSEDSLAGMRKDLLKTIPASERIVFAPANPKHTVTIFTDVECGYCRKLHSEIAEYNRQGIAIEYLAFPRMGIGSEDYKKMVSVWCAADRRKALTDAKSEQNVPNKDCKNSVTQQYNVGQRAGLTGTPMILTAEGIQVGGYVPPAQLRQTLDKIAADNKPAAAGAKPTAAVAAPAGGL; encoded by the coding sequence ATGAAGCGCATCATTTTCGCCGTGCTCGGCGCGATCAGCCTGTCCGCCTGCGCCCAGGCGCCGCAGGGCGCCGCCGCCAAGGCTGAGCCGGCCGCCAAGGCCGATGCGGCCGCCGCCGCACCGACCGGCAAGGCGCCGGAGGTCAAGGCCGGCAGCGCCGATGCGCGCGCGGTCGAGGCGATCCGCCAGCTCAACCCCAACATCACCATCGACAAGGTCGGCGCCGCGCCGATGCCGGGCTTCCGCGAGGCCCTGGCCCAGGGCCAGGTGGTCTACATCAGCGACGACGGCCGCTACCTGTTCCTGCCCGGTTCGGGCGGCGCGCTGTTCGACACCCAGGCCAAGAAGAACCTCAGCGAGGACAGCCTGGCGGGCATGCGCAAGGACCTGCTGAAGACCATCCCGGCCAGCGAGCGCATCGTGTTCGCTCCGGCCAACCCCAAGCACACCGTCACCATCTTCACCGACGTCGAATGCGGCTACTGCCGCAAGCTGCACAGCGAGATCGCCGAGTACAACCGCCAGGGCATCGCGATCGAGTACCTGGCGTTCCCACGCATGGGCATCGGCAGCGAGGACTACAAGAAGATGGTGTCGGTCTGGTGCGCGGCCGACCGCCGCAAGGCCCTGACCGACGCCAAGAGCGAGCAGAACGTCCCCAACAAGGACTGCAAGAACAGCGTCACCCAGCAGTACAACGTCGGCCAGCGCGCCGGCCTGACCGGCACCCCGATGATCCTCACCGCCGAGGGCATCCAGGTCGGCGGCTACGTGCCGCCGGCGCAGCTGCGCCAGACCCTGGACAAGATCGCCGCCGACAACAAGCCGGCCGCCGCCGGCGCCAAGCCCACCGCCGCGGTCGCGGCGCCGGCCGGCGGCCTCTAA
- the rimI gene encoding ribosomal protein S18-alanine N-acetyltransferase: protein MIALASDLERPTAPAALRPMREDDLDAVHAIEIRAYEFPWTPGIFRDCLRADYPAWVLVEDERIVGYFLMSVAAGEAHVLNVCVAPEAHGLGFGRKLLRALVTIARGRGAERVFLEVRPSNAGAIALYHSEGFNEIGRRPRYYPARGGREDALVMAIELLPEGRD from the coding sequence ATGATCGCGCTGGCCTCGGACCTGGAACGTCCCACGGCCCCGGCCGCGCTGCGGCCGATGCGCGAAGACGATCTCGACGCGGTCCATGCGATCGAGATCCGCGCCTACGAATTCCCGTGGACCCCGGGCATCTTCCGCGACTGCCTGCGCGCCGATTACCCGGCCTGGGTGCTGGTCGAGGACGAGCGCATCGTCGGCTATTTCCTGATGAGCGTGGCCGCCGGCGAGGCGCACGTGCTCAACGTCTGCGTCGCCCCGGAAGCGCATGGGCTGGGCTTCGGCCGCAAGCTGCTGCGCGCCCTGGTCACGATCGCCCGCGGCCGCGGCGCCGAGCGGGTGTTCCTGGAAGTGCGCCCCTCCAACGCCGGCGCGATCGCCCTGTACCACAGCGAAGGCTTCAACGAGATCGGCCGCCGCCCGCGCTACTACCCGGCCCGCGGCGGCCGCGAGGACGCGCTGGTGATGGCGATCGAGTTGTTGCCCGAGGGACGGGATTAG
- a CDS encoding RDD family protein, which produces MSATDSAAPPRPAALLHWRLFSLFYDFWPVLALWMLIGLAVVLAYTLAGHDTHENIRPLTGWWWLEWSLCWLAAGGYATLSWRRGGQTLGMRPWRLRVIGADGATPGWKALWIRYAVGTLSLLAGGLGFWWALFDRERLTWHDRASGTRVLRMPKR; this is translated from the coding sequence ATGAGCGCAACCGACTCCGCCGCCCCGCCCCGCCCCGCCGCCCTGCTGCATTGGCGGCTGTTCTCGCTGTTCTACGACTTCTGGCCGGTGCTGGCGCTGTGGATGCTGATCGGCCTGGCGGTGGTGCTGGCCTACACCCTGGCCGGCCACGACACCCACGAGAACATCCGGCCGCTGACCGGCTGGTGGTGGCTGGAATGGAGCCTGTGCTGGCTGGCGGCCGGCGGCTACGCGACGCTGAGCTGGCGCCGCGGCGGCCAGACCCTGGGCATGCGGCCCTGGCGGTTGCGGGTGATCGGCGCCGACGGCGCGACCCCGGGCTGGAAGGCGCTGTGGATCCGCTATGCGGTCGGCACGCTCTCGCTGCTGGCCGGCGGGCTCGGCTTCTGGTGGGCGCTGTTCGACCGCGAGCGCCTGACCTGGCACGACCGCGCGAGTGGGACGCGGGTGCTGCGGATGCCGAAGCGGTAG
- a CDS encoding alanine acetyltransferase — protein MSGLWSAQQREWLQAMGHSVLSLAGDEAEPAPAVAPTAGRASAPRPELAPAAAAANPARPTADSPLLRNLLRAARRAPGDAAVLALFDVAALRGDPAAKRALWPRLRALRRGNAPR, from the coding sequence ATGAGCGGGCTGTGGAGCGCGCAGCAGCGCGAGTGGCTGCAGGCGATGGGCCACAGCGTGCTGAGCCTGGCCGGCGACGAGGCCGAGCCGGCGCCGGCCGTCGCGCCGACCGCCGGGCGCGCTTCCGCGCCCAGGCCGGAGCTTGCCCCGGCCGCCGCTGCGGCGAACCCGGCCCGGCCGACCGCCGACAGCCCCTTGCTGCGCAACCTGCTGCGCGCCGCGCGCCGCGCGCCCGGCGACGCGGCGGTGCTGGCCCTGTTCGACGTCGCCGCGCTGCGCGGCGACCCGGCCGCCAAGCGCGCGCTGTGGCCGCGACTGCGCGCCCTGCGCCGCGGGAACGCGCCGCGATGA
- a CDS encoding DNA polymerase III subunit chi yields MPRADFYLIQSPRFREEPMRLVCELARKAHDAGLPTLILARSPEQAEQLDDMLWDMGEDAYIPHQIAGLDEDEEEADVLIAAPESDPALRPLVINLRDAPVGEGFDRVLEVVPADDSARGPLRERWKQYQARGLALNKHDM; encoded by the coding sequence ATGCCCCGCGCCGACTTCTACCTGATCCAATCGCCGCGCTTCCGCGAGGAGCCGATGCGCTTGGTCTGCGAACTGGCGCGCAAGGCCCACGACGCCGGGCTGCCGACCCTGATCCTGGCGCGCAGCCCCGAGCAGGCCGAGCAACTCGACGACATGCTCTGGGACATGGGCGAGGACGCCTACATCCCGCACCAGATCGCCGGGCTGGACGAGGACGAGGAGGAAGCCGACGTGCTGATCGCCGCGCCCGAATCCGACCCCGCCCTGCGCCCGCTGGTGATCAACCTGCGCGACGCCCCGGTCGGCGAAGGCTTCGACCGGGTACTGGAAGTCGTCCCCGCCGACGACTCCGCGCGCGGCCCGCTGCGCGAACGCTGGAAGCAGTACCAGGCGCGCGGGCTGGCTTTGAATAAGCACGATATGTAA